Genomic window (Chelmon rostratus isolate fCheRos1 chromosome 15, fCheRos1.pri, whole genome shotgun sequence):
TTTGATGGATTTCAAGCTATATTTACTAAATACTGTCTTTCACAGAAAAGTCACAATCAGAAGTCAACATAAAAAAGTTGCTGatcaagcagaaaaacaaacaagtctgTCCTGGATCTTTGtgctttttgcatgttttttaatgctGATGCTCTTACTGGTTGAAGTGGagtcttttatttcattcagcTAACTGGCAAACTGGTTAAGAATAAGTCGGCTATATATTTTGAAGCAGGAAAACGTTATTCTTTGGCAAAAAGCAAAAGCGTGTATTGAAAGAATGTGTTTTCCGCCTGTTCAGACGTGTCACACAGACGTTATGCACTCCGTGGTGCTGGTCAGACAGACGCTGCAGTCGCACCTCAGGGCCACGGGGTAGGTGTACGTCGGGTCGACGTTCGGCTGGCAGTTGGGCAGTTTCACGGTGACCAGACGTGTCTCGTTGTAGGTACAAACCCGCTGGTAGGACTCAATGAAAGGAGGGTCCAGGATGGGtttctggaaacacacaaaacagtctTAATAACTGGTGTGATgtaattttctcatctaacaaAGGTGgatcattcttcttcttctctacaTAGACCTCACAGGTGGTGAaaaactccctctctcttgctatttttgctgtctgtaacaacttaaTTACTTTAACatcaataaagtttgatcttatcttaaacaGCAGGAGGGCCCACTCATCAAAACATTGCTCTCCAGCGCCCCTGCTGGTGAAAAACTGTAACGACTCAAGGTGCAAACAGTTTCTCTCATCACAGTAACCTGATGTGGAAACAAATCCACGTTGATagacttttcatttttaataaatctTTTTGTTCATCTTCTCATTATTTGCACACAACAAATTTGCCAGTAAACCTCCATTTTGCTTTCAAGCTGCCTCTGAAGGGAGATTTGTGCCACATCTGCAAAGCCTCTATTAATTACTTCTAGTGTTGGTGTTCCAGGAATTTAATCTTATTCTGCTGTTGCAGTAATTAAAAATTCCTCTATCATAACCTCAGCCGAATGCACAGAAGGTGCAGAAGCTGGGTGGGTGTAAATAGAGACTGTCCTATGACCTGACGTTCACAGATGTGACCCCTGACCTCATAACTGTCTGTCCTACAGACTGTCCCTCAAGCAAGACATGGACTCCCTCCACTGAGCTGTGACCTCCCTGTGGGGGAGAGCAGACAATGAGATGAGTGTCCTCCCTGAGGGGATCCACAGAGTATCACAAAACAAAGCTCGGgtctcctgcacacacatcagctcCACTGCAGGAATACAGCAGAGAGAATCACGAGCTTCCTAACGCCTCTTGTCACTGAATACAATGCACCAGATGAAACTTGAgatttcacagcatttttttgtattctgtATCCGGCGACTTATGAAATCCAATTGTGTCTTTTATGCACTTGAGGCATTGTTAAGGAAGCCGCCGCTGTCGTTTCAATCTCTGCATTCCACGCTGCTTTCCATTCTTGCAGAACGTTAACTCAATTTCAGCGCACCGCTCCAAAAGCCTGCTGTCCTCCTCATTTCTGAGCAAGATTTCCACTTCAGACAGCCTCTCACGACTGTGAGACAGGAATTAAATCTCAGCAGGTGATTATAAACacagaatgtgtttttctcagacTTCTGACGCACGAATCAGCCTCTCTGGCTGTTCCATATCTGTCCATCTATCTGCTGCATCTGTCGAGCAACCGAATCCCTGCCTGCACTTGCAGCCGACCTTGCACCGACCTCCCTGCTGAGGGAGGGAAGCGAAAACAAATTTTCTCCATGGGGATCACCATCTCTTCATCTGTGTATCTACAgtatctgtctgcctgtctgtctctgtctgtctgtctgtctgtcttaatCTACATGTAatctgtcttcttctcctcaCGATGCAAACTCCAGACTATTTTCTTTTGTGTAAAGTTGCCACCTTTGTTTACGTCACCTCCCTTTATAATCCCATTTACACTCCTCTGCGTGTACAGTACAGGTGCCGCCTCCCAGCCGCTCACCTCCCAGGTCTCGCAGCGCCCCCAGCAGGCGTCGGTGGTGATGTGCAGGCCCCCGCAGCCGGGCTTTTTTGCCTGAAAGGTGAACTCCCGCACGGCACAGCCGATGAAGCGCCGCAGGTTGACGGCTGACACCTGGTGGAGGGAGTCTGGTTGCAGAGAGACCCAGAGCAGGAGCATCAGCAGCAGTCCAggcctgggggggggggcgagaaGCAGAGATACAGCAAAACATGAGCCTGTTTTTATGGGTTGTGTGTTGAAGGAGAGATATGTATAAATGAAAAGACTGAATCCCAACCATCTTGACATCTGCAACTACAAGGAAAGGGAATTTTCTTGCAGGAGTctgtaatatttcatatttcatgccTTTCTTGAACACATAATTCAGATGTTGTGAATGCATTCTGAGCTCTGTTATGTCTTATTCAACACGCTCAGACAGTCCCGCTGAACTAGTTCTTCTCTTGGCTGTCAATTATTATTTAAGCTTCTAAAAAGGTTATTTTAAATGCTTCACGTGACAAGAACGCCGCGTGAATCCACTTTGGTGTGGAATATAAGATGTTAATTGGAGATCTTGTTAATTAGATTCCATTGTTGAACAGCTGGTTTCTCCAGGAAAATGGATCCCAGCTGGACTTGACTGATCTTGATTAGCTATTTTCTCTGAAGCCAGACTGCACCTGATGTTGTTTATTAAGAGCACATCTGACTTTACCTGACTTTAATTTCCATCATGATGTTAACAAGGCTGAACGTTTGACTCCTCAAAGCACAGCATGGCAATCAGGACATCCCATACAAGCTCAGGAGCATCTTAGAACAATTAAACAGGGTCAATCTCCTAAAAGAGACTCTGTAATGACTCTGCGGACATATAGTTTCAGTCCCAGGAACTGGTCCCAGTCCAGTAAAAAGGGCATGTCTCACAGTATTGATATATTTacagctgcttcttctctgACAGCCCAGTAATCAGCGTGCTGGCACCTCTATGGAAAGAATTAAAGCAACTGTATTAGTAGTGGTCTTCACATCCATGCGTCACATTCCTCTTCATACCTGGCAGAAGTTTTTGAATGGACCAAAAATGGCCACCACCACCGGCCCCCATCACAGGGTCAGCTGTAAAGGCTTGTGAGATCTGTTAGAAATCCCTGCAGCCCATAATGCTGCGTGGAAGAGAAGCTGGCAGTATTATGCTGCCTGTACCGATCAGATGAAAAGGGAACAAACTCTAcaggtttttaaatgtgacttAAGTCTGTTTGTCTGGAGACCTCACTGATGGACTGTTGCTATCATGTGATGTGTTTAAATTGCTTTATTGTGCTTGACAAAACTCACTACAAGCTTTTGATCATCTTAGCATATAAATCTCCATCAGCAGACCGAGTTTCCGTTTGTCAttgtgcatatatgtatatatatatacatacacacacaagtaacaataattacaataataagtACAATATTTAGTTTTGCTTTAGTCTTTTCTAACTGAAATATGAAGTATATTCGTTCTATGTTGCATTAAGGGGCTAAAACAGCCGACCACTTCACCGTGCAGCCCTgtgctgtaaaaaaacaaataaatgaacttcGACACCTTGAAAAGCTGAGTccattcttgaccttggaaacagcagtttgggAAAACAATCTCAAACAGACATTTTGGCATAACAGTACAACTCGACGACACCTGGGAACACTCCttctgctgatgaagaggaggcgaTATGACCTTGTGGTAGGATTTTCTTCTCAGCTTCTGTTTCTGAGGTCAGTTATAACTTTGGACCCGAGCTGTTTTATTGTCTATAAACCAGTGTTCATGCTCAGATGATCCTGGTGAAATTAGTCTGTTCTGAATTCACTCACCATTGTGACTTCTTCTTCCGCAGGGTCATCTCAGATGCGTTCATTACTGaatatacaataaaatacactgtCAGGAATCAGTCAGGCTCGCGGTTCATCTATCAGCTCTGGAGTTATTCTTTGGCGGTGTGGACAGCTAACAGGAACCACAGTACGTGCCACTGTTTGCTCCTCAGAGCTGAACAAGCCGGGGCTTTATATGCCTTATGTCCTGCCAATCAGAGGCTGAAGTCCTCACCTCAGACTCCCTCAGTCCCCCGGAGGCCCTTCTACCTGTCGCTGCCCATCTAGTTCAGCCACCAGCTTGTTCCCACTCCATTAGCTTGATTAGGGAAAGAGTCTGCCCTTTTGTTCATAGTCATCCACACGGAAGAGGGGGAACAACATACTCAAACACAGCGCCTACCTGTGTCTCCTCTCAGTCATCCGAGCTCAATTAGCTGGCTCCAGAGGCAGACCCTGCTCCTGTTCTCACATGTCGACCGTGATGACTTCACCCCTGAGCCCCGGCACTGCTTTCTGCCTCATTCTGCGGCTTTGtctcatttcattattttactttttttttggttgccAGTGACATTTCCTCTCGCACGCGGAGAAAGCTGGCTTTTACTCAATGTGTCTTGCAGGCTCCACCACATGGATCGCTCTCTTAAGGCAGAGGGGATGCGTGACGGAGGGTGCGTCAGCCCTCGCATGAGACaatgacaggaggaggagacgcgGAGACGTGAAGCAGTAAGAAGAATTGATTTGGGTGAGTAAGCCTCATCAAGAAATTACCATCGTCGAAGGCCCTGCGGGCAGCGCATGGAGCCAGCGGAGCAGAACTGCTCTCAAGTCGTTCAGGAAATGAATCTTTAAAAGTAAAGTTGAAAGTTGAGGCCAAGCAATTAAAGTTAGATTAGAGAAAATATTGAGGAGGATGAGTCAGGGACAGGCGCGCACTCCACTCAGAcaccctgtcctcctctctaTCAGGAAGAATTACCCATCTGGAGGCTATTATTGAACATTGTGCAGGGTGTGGAATAACCGAATGCATGTAATTGGATAACAGTGGTGATTACAAGGAGGTTAATTGTAATTCAGTACAAAGGGAGTAAGCCTGGATTTCCACGATCCGGCTTTTGTGCAATTACTCCCagattgaaaatgaaagattctttttaagttttagcttcatttttttgtcgTACTTCATtagtttttttggggggaaattCCTTCAGCTCCATTCAACCCATCCTGACTCTTCTAAAAGAGCCAGCTCCAGTCCTGAGGCCAGTGCCTTGCATCAGGGCAGTGGCAGGATTCATGCATGTCTTTTAGTGTTTATCGTCCCTTTGAAATACTGTGAGTGTGGAGAACGCCACAGGGAAAGAACTGAAGCCCAAATCTGACCtctggagagagacaaagcacGAACTATTCCTGAACGATCTACAGGTGTCcgacaaattaaagcaaaaaaataacattaaggGTCTTAGTAAGGTTTTGGTCCACCGGGAGCTCCGTAACAGCTTCATTTCTTCAccaaaaaaacagctgacaacAACGATCTCCTCTTGCTAGTTCTGCTTGAGCACTTACATTCATTCTACATACAACAATTTgactgtgtttgctgatgatacCACTATGTATTCATTGTCACTTTATGCTAATAATCTTAGCATCTTAGCATTTGATTTTAGATTTAGAGAACAAATGCACGGTCTTCGGCTCAAGCTACACACTAAGAGGAGAGAATCAATAATGTCTCTTAATCAAGGGCAGTCACATAAAGTAGCTGCAAAAATGGGAAAAGGGGTTTGTTACAAGAAGGCGCTCCTCATGCCTTTATCCAAATTGCACCTTGCAGCTAATACAAGCCATAGCATTGTTTCATTGCTCAGTTATCTGGACAAGTGCTGCCATAAAAGAGCCGATAAAGCTTCATTCAGTGCAGAACAGAGCAGCGCGATTAGCACTCCGCTGCTCAATAAGAGCAAACAGAGATAAAAGCTGCAGGCTGAGGGAAGGTTCACACAGAATTTATTAACTTTGTTAAGAAATATAATCGTTTAGAAACAACCATAGTGTTTGTATTCAAGAACGTTATTTTCTGGAAAAGCACACATTTATCTAAGAAGGCTGGAGGGGTCACATGACACGACCCCAACCAATGAACAGTAATGTATGGAGCCATATATCACTGCACAGTTTGTGGTGCAAATATCTCAACAAAATGTTATaaaaagcagctaaagagcttCTTGAAGACAACACTGTAAAACTTTTCCTGATGTTTTTGCTCTGTGAATGTTTAGATGTTTAGATGAATGTTTATTTTATCTGAATATGGACCACAGGGGAGTAGTAGAAGTAGCAGTGGTAGAAAGCATGTTTCATGATACAAATTAAAGCATTACAAACGGTAACCatagaggaggagacaggacaGTAAAGTGTGAGCATGTCTTTGCATTTGGACTAAAGttactgcaaatgaatgcaCAGTTATTGTTTCTGATCCATTACAGTGTAATTGATGCAAAAACTGATACAGAATCAGGATACAGATGCTGTAGAAAAAACAGGATATTACCTCTCGGATCACTTTTTAAGgttaaaaacacatacagtgGATTGATGTGATAAGCACTGACGAAAACAAGACACAACCAGGATTTTTATAGACTATTCAAACTGTTTATATTCATCAATTTTGAGTTCAAAGTAAAGTTCAAACCGAGTTGAAAGTCATTattacatgtattttattttattttagctttgaGACATTTATGCACAGTAGTTAATATTTTGCTTTTGGTTCTTTCTTAAAAGCAACAAGTAGAAGCAGAAGGTTCATAGATTGAATCCCCAAAGttttcttcagttcagttcagttaatTTATGAAAAAATCAGCCACTCAGCGGCCCTCTACAGCCCTggcagagctgcacagcaggAGAGGACACTGGTTGTACTGTATAAACAGCTCACAGTGACAGAATGTTACAGAGCTAAAGATCATAAATGTCCTGTCATCTCTCCTCATTTGAATACAGACTAATAATcctgtttgtatgttttgcaGCCCAGCAGTAACATGGTGCCGTGCTGACCTCTGGTGCCTGGTTCTGGTATTGATACATATCAATGACCTCAGTGAGCACCATGTGAGACGTCTCATGGGTTCAGCTCTGGTTTTGACGcctttttggcttttttgtgTGTACTTGTTATTACTCTTCTCCTGAATAGGATTTTTGTGTTCGTGTGTGAGTTTGACTGgaacttttttcttgtttaacaCCAAATGTCACATTGAGTTTTACTGCTCACTGTGCGGAGGCCAGGAAAACACCTTATGTGGATCGTTTATTTGTGGCAGGATAAACAACACAACTATATTTTTATGTCTGCAGTTCTGCCTGAAATGTAAGGTGACTACTACACAAACAGTGGCCCTGGTGCTATCTCTGTTGATGACTTCAGATCATTTCAAATGCTCTTTATTTGTTCAAGCCTACACAACTTTTAATGTTTCCTTCCTTTATCTTCTATCTTTTAGAAGCCTGGTACTCTGATTTGCCCCCCTTCAGTCAATGTAACTGATATTAAGAAtaaatattgttattattgtttttcaaaagCATCTGAGGAAAAATCTctactttgacattttgcagataGAGTCTGTCAGGACACTGGAGCTCCATGCAGAGTTGAGCTTCAGCTTctgtgaactttgacctctATGTCAGCTCCTCTGCAATGTAGGGCACCCCAGGAAAAGTGGATTACACTGTAGGTGCAGCAGTTTCTTCATGCAATGCAAGATGTTTTAACTTGCTTTGTGGTTCACAGATGGGCTCCAACATAAACATACCTGTCACTTTCAAACACAAAGGCCTTTTCATATTAGGGTGCAGCTCCTTTTAATGcatcaattaaaataataagtTTATGTCTGATgcttgtggattaatattcctgctgcattaacgtggatgttgcattttactgctgtaaatgtttcagcttgagctcattttaactactttatatactgttgtaTTCTCTAAGATtatcatatgtttgtagtgtggctgtcctgtgagaaccacgtatctctaaaaagtttAACGagtgaagaaaaacagcccgtttccagctttgtgacgatgcattttccagctaatccaagaggctttCTAAAGAGTTTATTCAGCTAAAGAAGAATTTATTCAACCCATAAAGGACAACTTAGTCCTTcaacacatttggagatacatggttttcactggatagggagggtatgaaaaattgtaatctgaaaagtaacttgTATATTATGTCTATTATAAGTGTAACAAGTATGGAACTATATAAAagggaaatactcaagtaaagtataaGTACCACAAAATTGTACCTAAATACAGTGACCTACTTGACTAAATTGTCGCGCATGCGCAGTCAATCTTCCAACTGGCCGTGAAATTTGAACGGCGCGCTTCGACAAAAGCCAGGAAACAAATGTTGAATTAAACGTTACGAATTTTCGAAGATTATTTACTACTATAATAATGACGTTACCTTGTTTTAGTTGTGTCTGTTAACGTATTTCAGTAGGTTATATGTGGACGGGACAAGCTGGCAAACTAGTTAGCTAGCTACTAACTCCAGTTAGCTAGTGATTGTGCGTTAATCGAACTAGCTAACTAACTGCAGCAAACGACGGTTATCCTCTTTATCGGCTGTAAATGCTACGAAGTGTCCAGATAATCTATCAGTACGGCGTGATTTATCTCTCAGATTAAACGACTGGTCACCATGTTTTCATTTAGTATTTTCATTTGTGTGGAAATTTTGATAACAAGTTAAGCTAGCTGTGAATCTGCCACTGCGGTAACTGTTAACGTTAATTTACCGTTCGAGTATCAgtcatgaaaaaaatcaaaacgaTATATTTTACAGGTAAAAGGAATTGTATATTTTGTGATTTTAGCTATTTTAAAACTGCCACAGTAGCGGTGGAGGATAAAATTAACTACTTCAAACAACACTGGCTTTTATCAGGAGTCAATATGTCTCTCTGCTTCTCGTCACGTTAGGCCGGTTTATATTCTTCCCTCCGGTTCAGTCTTTATGAATGAGGGAGAGGAAACCAGAGTTGCAACGAAGCTCCCAAGTTTTGGATTTGCTCCAAAGTGAGCTGACATTAAACTTCAGATTACTTGGGCTTGCTGGTGCGGGACCTTTAACCCAGGTGACAGCCACCAACTGTCATGCTCCTGCAGCGGGTGTGTTGGACCCTCACTGGTTTCTATATTTAGTCTCCcactgagttttttttgttcGGCCCGGTATGGCTTTCGCTTCTCCGGTGACAGTCCGGTGACAGTCCGGCCGTCCTGGAGCTCTGTGGACTGCACTTCTGTCAAGCTGCGCTTCGGGTTTCATCTCCACCGAGGACTACAGCGCAAGACCTGCTCGTCCACACCGGAGATCATCAGTGGTTGTACCTGCATCTGCACTGCTGCCAGCATCTTCACCCAAAACGCACTCTTTTGCTGCATGTAAGTACAAATAagtttttgaatgtgtttatgtgctggaaactttaaaaaaacgAATCATGTCTGCAGTTGTAAAGCACGCCTTGGCTCGTAACTGCGTTGTTTGGTGGTGAGGTTTACATAATCCATCTGGAATTAATCCCAGGAACAATCAGCGATGCTTTtggagctgtgtgtttgtcaaagaATGATTTCTCATTAGACTTGTTAAACCTGCAGGAAAACCGCTCGTTATCTGCTTTATTAAAAAGTCCTCTGGTCGTCTTCAAGGACTCATTATATGAACTGATCTGAGAGCAGACGTACACACGTGTTCCCTGCTGCTATTTTGGGCCCTGACAGCTTCATaacagggggggggggcgcactTTGTAGCACTAGCACTAGccaaatttaataataataataaaaatcttCCCTCTGAGTggtttaaaaagaaagacaagttAATGTCATACGTATTTTGTATGATTCATTAGATTATTGTGGtgtaacatttttaaattcCCAGGGAATAATTGCATGGCCTTATAATGTATTCCTTATTATTCTAAAAGCATAACAACAAGTTTATGGCATTATGAATCTATTTTACTTACATTTTATGATTAATGTGGATAAACCTCCTTGTTTAATGCCATTTTTacctttgtctgtgtgtacatgtgcatatCTGTTTGCAGCAAATCTCTCATACTGTTGGTCCCATCAGCCTAATATTGTTGTACACATGACTGGTTGTTCAAGGACCTCTTGTGGTTGCAGTGATTCACAATTTTTGAAAAACTTATTACCGGTacattgatttttctgttttacaccaCCATTGAGTGCTGACTCCTCACTCCTCGTGACTGACCGGTAGGGGCTGTAAGTGATCAGCAACTGTTTCAGTTATGAATATTATTACAGCTCAGGACAACTTAGAAAAAGGCATTTCTGGTGATTGTCTAGTCTAAAAACAAGACTTAAGTAGTCTGTTCCAGCCCACATTTTGGCCTTTGTCATGGCTTAAAAACTGACATGCATAAAAACTGTGGCCTCATCTTGAACTGCATGTGCAGATTTAATAGCCGATGTGTTATGATCCACTAAAGCTAGGCATTATGCAAGATCATTGTTGGCTTTGCAGCCATCTTGACTGCAAGCCATCTTAAGCAcactgttctttttctttttgtttcccttGATTTTTAAGGGTCAGTATTTGTGTAACCATTGTTTTCTGGTGGAAAGAATAGTTTTGGCAAAGGCTCCCTATAAGATGTTGTAAGGTAAGATGTTTAggtcacacatttaaaaaaattagaAAAGGGCATGAGCAAATTTGCATATTCGCTTCAAATGGAGTTCAACTTTAGTAAACTTTCATATAAGTTTCTCCTCAGCAGGCAATGCTCATTGTCCTGTATTGCCACATGTGTGACCGTATCCTTTTGATGAAACAGAGGAATCCAGAGATTGTGTTTTGACCTGAGATCctattaaaacatttctgacatgtAAAACTCTCTAGCTGCTAATGCTGATCAACAACACCGACACGATCCACTGATGTACATGATAATTTAAGTGCACTGAGAACCATTCTGCTAAGCACACTGGATCAGTGCATACCATGGTGTGGATAATAGTATGACCTGGTTTGGTTGGTGGCATACCCAACAATTAGAGCAGCAGGTTGTCGACCTGAAGGTTCAAATCCCGACCATTTAGGAAACCCTGGACAGGGACTGTGACTAACACCTGCCTTACTGCAAGGGACCTGAAGTAATAGAGGAGTCATGGCAGTGACCTTTTCACATTGTTGACAGTGTCCTTGCGTCATTCAAAAATATCCTTCTCAGTTTTTCTGAGAAAATCCAACTCGTATtgctttaaatttaaatttgttttttttttttttttttacctgatcAAAATGTCCAGATGCATGTTAGAAATGACCCGACACTGAGAATCTGCGTGCAGGACATTTGTCCCCAAATtacctctgtgttgtgttttcagtcaggTGAAAGCAGAGGTTGCCTCTCCCTTTTGCTATTATCACATTGTCCAGGGTGTGTCTGTCCGTGTGACAGGTTCAGCAACACTGACTCTATTGATTTATTGCCCCGGTCTTACACAAAGGGCACAAAGACATGCCGGAAATCCTTATGAGAGGCCTGATGaggctgtgttgttgttgttgttgtggagagagtcatgacaatgatgatgaagaaagaaTCAGGAAAGTAGTTGTTGTTGCCAAACCTGAAGCTGCGATGGAATGTAGTAGACAAGGTTGTGTTTAACTACTGTACAAACTGTGGATATCAGAGAGTTTGTGCCAGGACGTCAAATCAGTCCAGCTCAGTTCACCTATGGCTTGTGTTGGTTTCATTTTGATTCTTGCAGCTGTGATGTGGTGAAACAAAATCTGTGCAGTTGTGAGAATTAGTGAACAGTTTCTGAAGTACTGTACAGGACAAATGAGTTCCTGGTCCTTACTGCATGTTCTTCTACGGTGTAAGatgaattaaataataattGATTCAGTGTGTCATTTCTCTCTTAATGATCCTTTGGCTCTTGCCTCCTATCAACATCCTACATCTATGTTACAGCACATGCTTGGTTGTCTACAGTGCTTTAACCTATCATACTGACAGGCACTGGACTTCAATATGACAGGGAAGGAGAGGTGGCCACAGTACCTGcacaggttttgttttgttttaaccaATCAGTCACGAGTGATGCATCTGTCTGGTCAGCGTTATTTTCAGTTGATACAAAGCTTAATTCCACTTCATGTAACATTATTTCACGTTAGCTAAAGTAATGTGTTGTCAAGTTATTTCTGTACAGGACTGCATGGACATCATCCTGTACAGCTGGTTCAGTTTCATCCATTCTTGTTGTCTTatttctattgctatttttCTTGAGCAAGTATTATTAGctagtattttgttttgttgtttttaaatgtaaaggTATTACCTCTTTGGTCTAGGCCGGAAATCCTTCACTCCTGCTCCACTCTGCAAATTTCTAATAGTCAAAGTGTTGAACTGTAAAGCCAATGCAGCCATTGTGATCCATTAGTGTGGACAAGTTATGGTTGCCAATTTTTTGGTAAGTGAAGGAATTATCATCCTGTAATGAAATGCTTGTATAGCTACTCCCAGGTACCTTTTtcatccttttatttatttttataatacaTGAAAGGTAGCTGAACTGGATGAACTGGAAAGTTTCTTTGGGTCATGCTctaaagaacaacaaaaaataaactgacCTAAAATTACTCCTGTAAGACAAACCTGCTGTTCAGTGATCTGGACTGTTAAATCAGATGGCGTGTTGAGCTCTGAGGTGTGAGTGAATGCATCCCTCCCTCATCAACCTCCCCAGTGCTGTAAATTATAATATGTGCACCCCAACTGGatgaatacatacataaatacattgaAAAAGCATCTAAAGCTGGTGTAGTGGCCTCATGACGTCCCCCCTCCCTGTGCTTTTTCCACAACAGTGTGTTATGTGTTTCACTGCCCTCTGCCTTGTTTCTACAATTAGAGCTGACAGGAGTGACTTGTGACTTTGACTCAGGGAAACTCTGTCACGGGCTCTCCCTCTCAGCTTTCTGTAtactctctcttctgtctcttacACATAATCTTTTgtaactttctgtttttttgtaacTGACTCTTATCTCTTCTCCTTTAGGcttctgttctgctgcatttttccaTCTTCAACaccttttcccctcttcctctctgaatctctttatttcctttcattCGTTCTGCTTGGCTGGTCTCCCTCACTTATTCTTCCCTCCCATTCTCTTCTATTTTAGGTAGTTCATTGTGCTATTTGAAATGTAGAGAAATACAAGCTTTTCATGTACTTTTCATGCAATGAAAACACCAACAATCAATAATCAGATACGTTCTCCCACTCAGATAAACAGTCACATAATATTTATTTGTTCAGCAAAGTTATACTGGTAGGTATAAAAAGATCGTAGGTGGTACGAAAAGGTGCTAGTTTTGCACCATG
Coding sequences:
- the gphb5 gene encoding glycoprotein hormone beta-5; protein product: MTLRKKKSQWPGLLLMLLLWVSLQPDSLHQVSAVNLRRFIGCAVREFTFQAKKPGCGGLHITTDACWGRCETWEKPILDPPFIESYQRVCTYNETRLVTVKLPNCQPNVDPTYTYPVALRCDCSVCLTSTTECITSV